The Methylobacterium durans nucleotide sequence AGGATTGCTACGCTTTTCATAGGGTGTACTCCCCATGACACTGGACTGGCGCTGAGCTGTTCCGCTCAGGCCTCTAGAACTAACGTGAGTTATCGTCAGCGGCTCCAGGCGCTCAGGCGCGAAAATGCCCGCCGCGGCGAACCGGGCGGGCTGCAATAAAAAGCCCCGCGCGCCCTGAAACCGCAGGGCTGAGCAACGTGGCAGGTGGGAAGGGCGGCCCCGCCGGCGTTGGGAACCCGGAGGGATGCCAGCGAGGCCGCGCTGGAGACGGCGCTCCAGCGACCTCACAATGGCTGGGAGCTGCTGCACCGCATTCACGCAGATCAAAGGCAGAAGAGCCGACTTGATCCGTCAACTGATCGCCCAAGGCAGGACGCTCTCGGTGGACGTTTCGGGCCGAGCGTCCCGCATTAGGGACCAGATCGTCGATCCGTCGTTCGTCGACAGGATGGCGGATTCAAGCGTCATGTCCGGCTGGTCGGCGCTCAACAGACGTGCTTCCTGGATCGCGCCCTTGATGTCGCTCGCTTCGAACCTCTGGGCGTCAATGGCGAGCCCGGATTGACCGTTCGTGAAGCGATAGGCGCAGCGCAGATGGTAGAGAGGCATCGACTCCAGACCGGTGGCCTTTCCGCGGCCGAGCTACCTGCTTATCGAGATCTGGCACGGGTTGCGAGCGAACGTTCTCCGAACGCGACCGAGCCCGCCGCGGCGGTGGGAATGATGCCGGGCGGGCTCGGGTGAGAACGACCTTGGGGGTGCTCTCGCCGAGAGGGTGGCACGGATCGCGGGCATGAAAAAGCCCCGCTCGGCGCGGGCCAACGGGGCTGGAAGTAGTTTCGCAATCGACAGAGCTAGGCGAGCTGCCAGCCGAGTTCGATCTGGTTGAGGTGCACGCTATGAGACTCCGCACTGTCCGAGAGCAGGACGGCGAGATCAGCCCGTGACGTGCCTCCGTTTAGTAGGTTCGTCCAGTACACCTTGCCGTCGGCGTCCGCCGCTCGGCCGAGCGCGTTGTCGTAGAGAGCATCCACGTAAGCGCCGTTCTGCATGCTGCCGTACTTCGACACATTCTCCGACGTGCCGAGAAACGCCTTCGCCAGATCGCTGATGGTGCCCCCGGTCTCGAGTTGGTTCGCCCAGTACTGGAGGCCACCGGCGTCGGGCGCGCGATCGAGCATGGTGTAGTAGAGTCGCGCCACGTCTGCGGCCTGCTTGTCGGTCACGAAGACGCTGGCATCGAACACCGGCTTGAGGTTACCGAGGTGTTCGGCTGAGAACACGAAGCCGTTCGCCACGTCGATGCGCGCAGCGCCGCCATTCAGCTGGCCCGTCCAGTAGTCGAGCCCGCCTGTGTCTGCCTCGCGGTGCAGAGTGGCTTGGTAGAGCTGGCCCACGAACTCGCCATTACCGAGCGCGCCTGCCCGCGCCTGCCCCTCAGGAGAGTCAAGGAACAGCTGGCCGAGGTCGCGTGCCGTGACCCCGTGTTCCAGGCGGTCGGCCCAGTACTCTAGACCGAGCGCGTCAGGTGCTCGGCCCAGCAATCCGTCGTATAATACGTAGACTTGGCCGCCAACGTCAGCTGCATTCGTGGCAAAATGGCCGAACGCGGAGGGTTGGGACACGACAGTCTGGTAATTTGTTGCTGATATCGTGTAGGAACCTGTCGTGTTCAGAAAGCCGCCAGCCTCAAGAAGATAGGGTCCGGCAGCTGGTGCGGTGAATATAATTTGAGAGTTGACATTCCCGCCACCATTGTCGTCGAAAGCGAGCTGATTTCCAGTGGAATCGAGCAATCTCAGAACTGGATCTAGTGGCGCTGAAGTGCCAATTAGTTCGAATTTGTATGCCTGTCCCTGAATTAAATTAAGTGAGTAAATGTCTTTCTCTAACGCTGCACTAACTGACCCCTGAATCGCACTGGACGCCCCGATCCCCAATACACCGTCTGGATGTGAGAGCTTCCAAGTTTGCCTTATGGCCGCGAGCTCGTTCGCATCAAACGCGCCATTAAAGAAGATCAGGTTCAAGGTAGTGTCATCAGATCCCTCAAGATCCCGTCTGTGGAAACTGAAATTTCCCCAGTTATAATTACCTGGCGCAATTGCTCCATCGAGAAAAATCCAATTTGGGCTAGTTGCAATATTTCCTGGTTGTGCGCCAGGAAACGGACCAACCGCCGTTGTTACAGTTAAATTTGGGAACTCACCGGCATCAATTAGCGGACTGCCGGAAGGATGGAAATGTGTGTAGATTGTATGAAAAGCATTTGGTGTATTCGGAAACTGGTCGCTATTGCCTGCTAAATAAAAAGCCATAGTATCGTTAGAGGGCGGATTTCTCAAAGTTATTCCGAGATTGTTGTGAAAATTGATACCGATCAACCCTCGCAGTCCGTTTGCTGACTCAACCGTCGGGGGCGTGTTTGTTGGGTCATCGGGATCAATTTCATGCATGCCAATAGTTATTATGCCATGATAATCCGCTCCAAATAGCAGATCAGGACTAAGATTGTAGTCGAATATAAGTGGTTCCGAAACGCCATCTAGTCTGAAATTATCCACTAAATTGCCTTGCCTTAATGTCACTTGGTCTGGCAAGGTGAATGTCCAAGCGCCACCATTAACATCAATCACATTTCTGGTGTAAGACATTTTCGCCTCCCGTTGGACATTGCTCGGCGATTTGTCAGACTAATCAATCCATCTGACCTCATGTATAGCTTCCAGCCGCGCGTGATTTTTCTCCTAGGCGCGAGCGGAACTAAACGATTCCATTCTCGTTTGCGCAAAAGCGACAAACGCTGGTCCACGGCCGCAGGTGTTTTCAGCGCGTTATTTCTATGACATAACAATGAAGCAACACGCAAAGTATCAAGCGTACTGAAATTTGCGCATCCAAAATATGCGAACACGGCCGAGGTTCACCTCCGCGTCAGATAAGATCTGCGGATGGTTGGCGCGTGAGTTGTAGGCCAAGCTCGGCGTCTTAGACAGTGCTGCTACCGCCGTCCGGCTGCATCCAGCTGTATCCGTAAACGCCTGCCAAGTTGTGCTGCGGTGAAAGATATCGTCGCTGGAAAGTGTCTCAGTGGGTGAGAGCCTGGGCTGACGCGGGCGCACGCCCTCCCTCGCTAGCAAACAACCCGGCCTACTCAGCGATTTCTACCCCGCCTAGCCATGTTTCGGCGGCTTCAAATGCGTGGAAATGACGCACGGGTTTCGTGAACGGCCGCGGGAGTGGCGGCGCCTCGTCTAGCAGCTCCAAGTACCGGCCTCTCACGTCCCTGCCTCGAGTCATTTCCCAGACCACGCTGACGATGACCTCTCCATCGAGCACAAGATCGTAGCTGCCGGCCGCGAGTCGGTGCAGTGTGTAGGCCGTCCTCGGCCTTCCATAGTCCTCTCTGATCGGCCGGCGCTTGACAGAACGAAGTCGGCACCGGGCGCACCGTAACGCAAGCGAAAAGGTCCACGAGCCGTGAGGCGGCGAGGCAAGGTGATGAGTGCGATATTCAAAGCGGCCCCACCAACAGTTTGCAAACCCAGATGAAGTCGGTGAGACCGCACCGGAGGTGCTGATTCAGTGGCACCAGCGTGCTGGCTTGCGGCAATCAGACATTTACGCAGATGAAGCGCACCAAGAGAAAGCCCCGCGAACCGTGAGGTTGCGGGGCGCTTTGGTAGGTTCTGAGCGTAGGCTCAGGCGAGCAGCCAACCTTGCTCAATCTCGCCCAAATGGAAGCTGCGAGACTCCGCGCTGTCGGAGAGCAGCACGGCCAGATCCGCGCGTGACGTGCCGCCAT carries:
- a CDS encoding DUF4214 domain-containing protein codes for the protein MSYTRNVIDVNGGAWTFTLPDQVTLRQGNLVDNFRLDGVSEPLIFDYNLSPDLLFGADYHGIITIGMHEIDPDDPTNTPPTVESANGLRGLIGINFHNNLGITLRNPPSNDTMAFYLAGNSDQFPNTPNAFHTIYTHFHPSGSPLIDAGEFPNLTVTTAVGPFPGAQPGNIATSPNWIFLDGAIAPGNYNWGNFSFHRRDLEGSDDTTLNLIFFNGAFDANELAAIRQTWKLSHPDGVLGIGASSAIQGSVSAALEKDIYSLNLIQGQAYKFELIGTSAPLDPVLRLLDSTGNQLAFDDNGGGNVNSQIIFTAPAAGPYLLEAGGFLNTTGSYTISATNYQTVVSQPSAFGHFATNAADVGGQVYVLYDGLLGRAPDALGLEYWADRLEHGVTARDLGQLFLDSPEGQARAGALGNGEFVGQLYQATLHREADTGGLDYWTGQLNGGAARIDVANGFVFSAEHLGNLKPVFDASVFVTDKQAADVARLYYTMLDRAPDAGGLQYWANQLETGGTISDLAKAFLGTSENVSKYGSMQNGAYVDALYDNALGRAADADGKVYWTNLLNGGTSRADLAVLLSDSAESHSVHLNQIELGWQLA